One window of the Thunnus albacares chromosome 3, fThuAlb1.1, whole genome shotgun sequence genome contains the following:
- the LOC122979189 gene encoding protein PERCC1, whose protein sequence is MAAGVIRNFLVQAPALDYFPLIFQHSPCKEDKEEKAVEKTEERDDEEEREEEDEEDEEDEDVASEAQEEEEECLEEVFLNPAHYALDVTKQLLRFADLISRDVQRYFGRCPGDQEACDIYSDSVSVTTSGRLRYYDDLLRIARAGSPEEQENAFVTCGGDRGVAVAKGNSGLGPLAELFDNRGPSQGRCRPMIKRHLPLSFWTEPIPCCSLISYNSDTPSHSDAHADANTHMHYNALPHHNTLDGTQPDFSDLLANWDPNPELTHTLTENTHMEH, encoded by the coding sequence ATGGCGGCCGGTGTCATCAGGAACTTCCTAGTCCAGGCCCCGGCTCTAGACTATTTCCCCTTGATTTTCCAGCACTCTCCATGCAAGGAGGACAAAGAAGAGAAGGCGgtggaaaagacagaagagagggatgatgaggaagaaagagaagaagaagacgaggaggacgaggaggatgaagatgttGCATCTGAAgctcaggaggaagaggaggaatgttTAGAGGAGGTTTTTCTAAACCCGGCTCACTACGCTTTGGATGTGACCAAGCAGCTGCTGAGGTTCGCCGACCTCATCAGTCGTGATGTCCAGCGGTATTTTGGTCGCTGTCCGGGCGATCAAGAAGCTTGTGACATCTACAGCGACTCCGTCTCCGTCACAACCAGCGGACGTCTGCGTTACTATGACGACCTGCTGAGAATTGCGAGAGCAGGAAGTCCGGAGGAGCAAGAAAACGCCTTTGTGACTTGCGGAGGGGATCGAGGAGTGGCGGTTGCTAAGGGCAACAGCGGCTTGGGGCCCCTGGCCGAACTGTTCGACAACAGGGGCCCGAGTCAGGGCCGCTGCCGCCCGATGATAAAGAGGCATCTCCCGCTCAGTTTCTGGACCGAGCCGATCCCCTGCTGCTCTCTGATCAGTTACAACAGCGACACGCCTTCGCACAGTGACGCACACGCAGacgctaacacacacatgcactacaACGCGCTCCCACACCACAACACACTCGACGGCACGCAGCCTGACTTCAGTGACTTGCTGGCAAACTGGGACCCGAACCCGGAGCTGACTCACACACTGACGGAGAACACACACATGGAGCATTAA